The genomic segment AATGAAGGCGGAACGCAGCTGCCCTACGATTACAGTATTCCCCAGCAAGAAGACCTGGCGGAGATTATCCATACGGCTGCCTGGAATACAAAAACGGTTGCCGATGGTGTGGTGTGGAAGTATTACCAATTCCCGCGGATATTTGAATCCAAACAATATGTTAATGTATTTGAGATCGATCTGAAGAAAGGTATGCAGCTGGAAATTCCCTATGTGAAGACCGGATTTCTAAAAACAAGTGCTGCTGCCACGGCCAAGGGCGCTTTGGTGGCATTCAACGGGAGTTACTTTAATACCAGTACGGGCGGATCAACCGTATTTTTCAAATACGACGGCCAGGTGATCAACCAGACGGTGAATGGATTTAATAGCTACCGTGAAAATGGCGCATTTACCTTTACCGGGCAAAGCTATCAGATCGTGCCGAAGCCAGCAGGTGGTTGGGGTACCCTGAGCGCTACAGCTGCACTGGCTGGCGGCCCTTTATTGATGCAGAATGGTCAGGTGCTGGAGCAGTTGAACGTAGATTTCAATACCAGCAGACATCCCCGTACAGCAGTGGGGCTTACCAAGGACAATAAGCTGATCGTAGCTGTTATCGATGGACGTTCGTCGCAGTCACAGGGACTGACGATTCCCCAGCTGGGCCAGTTGATGGCCGCCTTGGGCTGCACGTCCGCATTAAACTATGATGGCGGCGGTTCCTCCACAGCCTGGGTGAAGGGTGAAGGTGTGGTCAACTATCCTTCAGATAATGGAAAGTTTGACCATGAAGGAGAACGCGCTGTCGCCACGGTATTTACCGTAAAATAAAAAATCGATACTTTTATAGGTAGACGGCCATCTCATGGGTAAGATGAGATGGCTGCTATTAAGTTATAATGATTGCTATTAATTGAAACATCATGAAAAAAAAGACAATTATCTTTCTTTTCCTCTTCTTTGTTTATGGCTCGTTTTCCATTTACGCTCAACAGGTTATTTCGTCTGCTAAATTTGAGCTGCAGGGAAGAGCTTTTGAAAATGCGCCAAAATTTCATCGTATAGATACAGCGAAGTACAGGGAGCTTCCTGCTGCGGTAAAGAAATTATATACCCATGCTGCAGGAATGTTTATTACGTTTAAAAGCAAT from the Sphingobacterium thalpophilum genome contains:
- a CDS encoding phosphodiester glycosidase family protein produces the protein MKRNFIYSLLLLFLVISCKKNEGGTQLPYDYSIPQQEDLAEIIHTAAWNTKTVADGVVWKYYQFPRIFESKQYVNVFEIDLKKGMQLEIPYVKTGFLKTSAAATAKGALVAFNGSYFNTSTGGSTVFFKYDGQVINQTVNGFNSYRENGAFTFTGQSYQIVPKPAGGWGTLSATAALAGGPLLMQNGQVLEQLNVDFNTSRHPRTAVGLTKDNKLIVAVIDGRSSQSQGLTIPQLGQLMAALGCTSALNYDGGGSSTAWVKGEGVVNYPSDNGKFDHEGERAVATVFTVK